The genomic interval CATCAAACATTTAACATAATTgtcttcaattaaaataaaataactactAATGAATTGCGTaaaacaacatcaacaattttttaaaaatggtaaAGCAAAAGCAAGaaagtgttaaaagaaaaatctgtggttattttttaaacatgcTACGACTATGTTAAATCTGAATTTTAAGGGCTATTTAACAAGTAAATTAGAGATAAAAGACAGTAACAATTACAATACTTCTTAATAACGAAGTTGTGTCTCATCACAAACTTCAAAATTTCGAAACACTACTTTCAccagaaaattttcaaattcaaatctaaGAGACATGATTTTTCTgagttttgataaaaaatatgtttgagtTTTGTGTGTCTGtatgtatttatataacttattgattgaatgattttaaAGAGCGTATAGTTTTGTTGGATTAAATTATTGAACtacttttaaaacttttctaCAAGTATagtttattaacaaatattaattatgctggattaaattattgaactactttttaaacttttctataagttctattttattcttaaattcatataaattttcaagCAAAATTTCATAGTTTACCAAAAAATTCAAGTTGATATAACAGAAGtggaaattaaagaataaatacttatttcttttttaaaaaataagattccattaaaaagttaaattgaaatttagtgAAATCACGAGATTTTGAagagttatttaaataaatcaacttTAAATATGCACATGAAAAGtgactttaaatattttccacacATTCACTCACTGTAACTTTTAGGAtgcatttcttttataatatctttaatatttcaaaactaaCTTTATGTTGTGTAGTGGTGGTGAATTTATAGATGTTAAGAGAAACTTACCCGTAGAAGAAAAACTTGCATTAGTTAAGAAGTTTGAATAATATGTAAGAGATGAAATAATATGAGGAATGAGATGGAACTGTATATACCTCGAGTGGAATAATTTTCATCCCACTCAAATGACTttagtttatgaatttttaatatgaatttatatctaatttttatgagtataatgacatatgaaagaattggtaattcgcctggaaaaaatcagaaacactcgttgttaaacaatttcttacaaaaaatgattttataatgagtttttattttatatttttgtcttatctaattttatctaaattttcaCAAGCATGATGACATCAGAGGAATTGATAATTggtctgaaaaaaaaatcaaaacactcgttatcaaacaattttttataaaaagtgattttataatggttttcattttatagtttttgtcttatctaattttatctaattttgaCAAGTATAATGACatcagaaggaattggtaattggcttgGAGGTATtttaagagatgatgattctacatctgcagatgatgaaattagataggttagtgaagatgatgaaattgaagagatcttgaattaacctttgcctgaaggcaaatatgccaatgactcaactctttacaaaggtaaattgtttaacgacgagtatttctgattttttttcagttatcataggatgatagagaaaatgttggagtgagaaagatgaaagagaaagggttgagagaaatgagggaggtgagtaggGGTTTGgggggtttcttgttttttttagttttgagaatgaaaattattcaaatacctttgattttaaaacatagaatccataatatgtgaaggtatttttgtctactaaaacccggtacacattgttaaaatgtaccaactaaaaccctatatatatatatatatatatatatatatNNNNNNNNNNNNNNNNNNNNNNNNNNNNNNNNNNNNNNNNNNNNNNNNNNNNNNNNNNNNNNNNNNNNNNNNNNNNNNNNNNNNNNNNNNNNNNNNNNNNNNNNNAAAGGCATGCTTAATATAGTATTTTACCATGTTTAACATGTAACTTCAAGATTTAATAatggttaaaatttaattttatagaagaGAAGTTTAACACCCGACAAAGTTACAATGCTCTTAATGAAGACACTAAAGCATACCTCAATTCTGTGTTTACAGACAGAAAGGAAGCAAAATCCACTACCAAATCCCAACATTCACTCAATATTGATTCTAATAACTTCTTTTTGTTCTTCCCGCTCAATTTTTTCCTGCCTCATGGTTTGGTGGAAATTTCCTCTCTCCTTTAGATGACTCCAAATATGCCAGTGGCCAAGACTGTTCTGCTTCACATTGCTGAAATCTACAATATTGTGATGCTCTAAAATTCAGACACTTAGTAATTAAACAGATCATGTTGAAAATCGGTTGTGATGAGACAATGATTGTAGATATGTTGGAAAAAGGTTAATATTATCTGTAATCAAGAAGTATTCACAATAGCACACCCCAATTATAGACAGTATGTTCAGATTAGCATGCACCAACATGAATTTGCTATCTCACTATCACCTTATTGTACTTGACATTTTAGAATTGAAcatattagaatatttttgtgGCAAATACGTCTGCAAACTAtgaacataataaagttgttgGCTTGTCCCAATGCAATAGTAAGGTTGTTAGTTTGTTCTTACCTTAAAAGTCCCATAAAGTAGGAGACCAATATGTTCATAGTTGTGAAAGAGATAACATAAAACTGTACCAAAACAACTCaacaaaatggaaaattttaCTTCACCAAAAGcataactaaatattattatgttgcaGTAAGGTAACTGTTTAAAAGAAGCTTCTCTATCCATACAGAGGATGTAAGATGTGAAATATTTCAGGCAAATTAACTTGAGAAGATACAAATCAGTTTATCAAACCATATCTGTGCAggctttaattattttctcatgAATGGAACCATACATAAATGCAGttgattgaattttgaaaatttatattaaacatcATCTGTGGATACAAATATAGCAATAAATTTCACCAAAAGAATTCGTTTAAGATGTCGTTCTGCTGGTTAACATCTGTATAATTGTATAAGCTCGTCAAATCCATATACTCTCTCTGTTTTGAATGACAAATTGCAGTGTAAATTAGGtccaaatattttttcatcCACAGATTATCATACCAAACTAACCACATATAAAGCATAGAACAACAAATTGCAAATACTTGTcaggatatttttgaaattgaatatcacttttaaaaacaaaagtggtcatgataaaaataaactagaTAGAGCATACATCAAGCAAAATGTTTAGGAAATAAATCAAATCCTACCCCCGCTCATATGTACATCAAATCCAGGCAATCGTGCCATATTATTTCCTTTCCATACTTCTTCAAATCCTACAAGTTCATCTGAAGAATCGAAAAAGATACATCagtattgaaaaaaaagaaaaaaaaaatttgtaacttTTAAACTAATAATCACATAGAAACAATGAACAAACCTTCATTAAGATTgtgaagaacttgaagaagaatATATTGTCTATTGGACAATTATATGCTATTAGGTGCATGATCCACATTGAAGGTGAAATCTTAAAGGTGGTGAGAGGGAATTTAGTGGTGATGAAAGCAGAGAACATCATCGCAAATCGATACATGCTTGTGGGAGAGACATTGTAAGAAGTTAATGTAACAGTTGCATCGACAAGTCAAGAAGTGGTGATGATGCAACATAATAGACTTGGGCATATGTTAGAGCGAGGACTGCAAATCCTTGCAAAATGTAATCTCTTACTCGGGCTCAAGGAGGTTGATTTACCTCTTTGTGAGCATTGTGTGATAAGCAAGCAACATAGATTGAAGTTTGATTGAAGTTTGCTAGACTAACTATCAGAAGATAATGCATATTAGACTTGGTTCATAAATGTGAGAGGATCATTGGTATGATCCCTCAAAAGGGAAAAGTATTTTGTGTCGATTGATAGTTACTCTAAGAGATTGTGAGTGCACCTCATCAAAAGGAAGTTAGATGTGTTATCGGTATTCAAAGAATCTAAAGCACGAGTAGAgcttgaaattagaaaaagaattaagaaCTTAGGCTCTGCTAATAATGTGAAGGAGTATCGTTGATAGGGTCCCGTGCCCACAAGGTTATTGTTAGCAAGGATGTAATGATGCTCCAACCAGAAAGCtttaaagaacaagaaaatTTGGTTACAGGTTGAACATATCCTTGTACAATTTAAAGCGGGTGCCCAAGTGTTCGTACTAGAGATTTAATTCTTTCATTAGTCTTGGTTACAAAAAACTGAGTTCAAACCATTGTACTTATTGCAATAGGTATGGTGAGGATGATTTTATCATCTTGTTGTTgcatgtggatgacatgttggAGGTAGGCCCTAACAAAGCTCAAATACAATATTTGAAGGCAAAACTAACTAGAGAGCTTGATAAAAATGACTTAGAACGGACAAAACAAGATTTTAGAAGATATGTAATTTCTTCCACTagtaaaattctatttttatctattgttagtattttttttttcaacattattTTAGTTGTGACATGTTGCAAGATGATTTTATCATCTTGTTGTTATATTTGGATGACATGTTGGAAGTATGCCCTAACAAAGCTCAAATACAAGATTGGAAGGTATAGTTAACTAGAGAACTTGGTAAGAATGACTTAGCACCAACAAACAAGATTTTAAAAGGTACGTAATTTCTTCCActaataaaattctatttttatctattattgatattttttttttcaacattattTTAGTTGAGTGTTTGtgttattactttaataccAAACAAAAACTTATATTCACTATTAGTTGTGGttcttatattcatttcatttaaaaaacttatttttttttcttcagcacacaatttttcatttttttctataaattattgTTCTATTTGTCCAATATTCATAGAATTCAATCAAATTCCTAagatattttcattcttatcaAAATTCTAATTACACATTGTAGTTTCGcttacataaattattatttcaagaaGTCCAAAccttaatttcattaaatgtttttagaataattatttctacccgttttaacattttttttttctaaatgctGCTTGAAAGATGAtttagaataaagaaaaattctttcCACTATCCATGCATTGGGATGCATGTCAACAACCATCATCACTAACATCTTGATGAGTACATTAGCTTAAAGTGTTGATGTAAAGGTAGTTTTTTCTTCACAAAGTATATGGAAGAATTTCACAAGATAGCACAAACGGTGCAAAATTTTATTCAAGAAGTTTCAAAAATGCTTTAGTAAGCACATGCACTTGCCATGATGAATCCAATGTTATAAAAGCTCGGAACCAATCAATAAATTGATTAAAGGAATCAAACAAATTGTCGGGATATAAATggatcataaaaaattatttttcttatgcttGTGCAATTAATATGGAatctaaacaaaaacaaaatagtatTTTGTAGATTGAGAAAGTAAacttctaataataattaattaagtggCTAGCTACCTAAATTCTTATAGATGTcctaataaattagaaatacaattagattattaatatctataccaatatttttttggtatatattttatttctaattttatttttaaagtaaaataattattttattaattttactttttaaatggtttttttaatttaataaaaaaattatttgactttttaaattttattatttttcttaaactaatgataaaaaattatttacagaGTAAAAAAAAGCTATCAACGATAAAAAttgtaacaaattttaatattttcttttataatcataaCGAATGTGTTTCCACTTCGCATAAAGTCACCCACAAAACTTTCTTATATAATGACTATTAATTTTAAGACCAATTTCTATGTCAATGTTctataaatgtttataaaaataagtttcaaaataatttgatataacgaaaagtttaataaatgtaaaatttttcaGAAATAAGAAACTATGCCCCAAtcttggtttttctctttcaaaaaaaatcacaaaacaataaGTACGCTCTGAAAAGATATTAtgtaattagtattttaatatatatatatatatatatatatatatatatatatatatatatatatatatatattttagaattcatGTCTTTAAAAGCACATAcatatgtattttgaaattttcttgaAAGTTACACAATTCCATAAAAATTACTATTTCAACATATGAATGTCCAAAATGGTGAGTGGCTGACTCTATTAAACTTTTGGTGTTGACTTGTATGCCACAAACTATCacaaaaataaccaaaattCTGGCATGATTGCCATCAACCCACCAAAAGCTCCTCCCAAATTGACATTACATAACTAATTGACATTgaaatatatcaatttataaaaccTTACAGCTactcatacaataaaaaaaaggtgggaaagaagaagaaagattaTTTTAACCTGTGTGATCGAACTGAGATATTGACTTATTGTACCTATCAATGCTTCCGAATGATCAATcttaacttatttatatatagttgCAAGTAGTTCTCAATCGTACAAGCAAAATGTGTGAAAAAtatgcttttcttttataaacaatGAAATAATATACAGAGACTTGGTCAAAGAAAAGCACAACTTTGGctacaaatacaataaaaaccTATGAGTATGACTCTGAAGATTGGATTTTTGCATCAAATTGCTATAACATAAATCAAAGAACAAAGTCAAGCTTCTGGGAAACtacaaataattttcaaaaacaaaactctACATCTATATGCATTAaactaaacatatatatatatatatatatatatatataaaactgcaaaatttatatgatatattatcatttcataATCTTCCTTAGCCATCATTCCAGTTATAAAATACTAGCTGAATCCGTCATAAGTGCACGATTTTTCAAGAAACCCAGTTAAGAATTTGATCTTCATCATATTAACAATACATCTTAGACATTCAAACTGAACCCACCaccaagatatatatatatatatatatatatatatatatatatatatatatatatatatatatatataacatgtttagaaACTCTTTTTCTAACACAAGAATCAGGTTTTGATATCTGAAAATCACATAGcgtgaaaacaaaaaacatgtttGGAACACGTTTTGAACAGAAGAAACCAGGTTTCGACATCTGAAAATCAAAACGTGAAACCaaacatgttaatattttaaggagtctgaataatttatttaattatgctCTTATATATCTAAGTTATATGAACAAAATGGATCACTCTCTGAAGAGGTGTTCTTCTCCAGATTGTTGGTCTATGTGCTTGATCCAACGATAAGGACCACCATTTGAAGCGAATTTttgtggtggtggaggtggtggtgcACCACTTCTACTACCTCCTATGTATGCAATATCCAAACCCTTCCCAACAGGGAGGAACACTGACCTAACCACTCGCACACCCCTCTGAAGCACCACGCTCCATCTGAACCCGCCACGCGAATTTCTCTGCCATGCATTCTTGCATGCTAAAACTGCTCCTTTAGGACTAACTTTGGCCACCCTTAGAACCCTAGCGAACTCCCTCCTCTTGCAATCCACCAACAGAAAGTCCAGCCCCGCCAGCCGCGACACCGCCTCCTCCGCCTCCCCCGCCACCACCTCCGGCGGTGGAGACACCCCCATCTCCTCCAGGGCCTCTATGTACCGCACCCTCGACTTTTCATCCGGGACTATGCACACGTGCCGTGCACCCGTGTTGCGAGCTGCAACTGCTAAGCCCACGCTTGCCGCTATAGGACCACCGTAACACCATGATTCCACTATGAACTTTGTGTTAAATCCCGCAGCCATGGCTGAGAGCAACTCCGGTACCCCAGATTCCTTGAATTTCTCACACTGCCAAAACAAACAGATCAAACTCAACCCACATAACAAAAATGAAATCTTTTCTAAGAAAACTGACATCTTTTATCAAATTCATCACTCCATGACCACACATACAGCAGAAAATATATAGACCTAAGAAGCAAGAAAACTGTGTGACTGATTGATATACATGGTTCTTGAATCTTGATGTAAGGGTGCTTACTGATTTAACGGTGTCTATGTAAGCTTTTAAGGCTGTTTCTGGGGACCAAACAAGCTTCATGATGTGCGTATGTGTCTTCTTTCTTTGTGGTTCTTTGTCTTGGAGTGTGTTATCTTGATCAGTTTCTGGTTGaggattttgatattttgaaggAAGAACAGAGGTACACTTTGACGTACTTTGTAGCGTTAGGTGCGTGAGCTGATAAAATGGTGTGCTGAGAAGATTGATATATACCAAGAGATTCAGACAGAGGCATCAGATATGAGAGGGCGTTGACATTTTGCTTGCGCAATTTCAACGTGTGCGTAGATTTAGCCCAATGAATAAATAATCTATATCTATATGCATGCATTCAATTTTTAtgatctttttaaaatatacttctatttatttaaatatattaaagatttttttcatttttttttctttttacacctGGTTTTTCCTTCATTGTTACCTGATT from Vigna radiata var. radiata cultivar VC1973A chromosome 9, Vradiata_ver6, whole genome shotgun sequence carries:
- the LOC106773461 gene encoding uncharacterized protein LOC106773461; the protein is MKLVWSPETALKAYIDTVKSCEKFKESGVPELLSAMAAGFNTKFIVESWCYGGPIAASVGLAVAARNTGARHVCIVPDEKSRVRYIEALEEMGVSPPPEVVAGEAEEAVSRLAGLDFLLVDCKRREFARVLRVAKVSPKGAVLACKNAWQRNSRGGFRWSVVLQRGVRVVRSVFLPVGKGLDIAYIGGSRSGAPPPPPPQKFASNGGPYRWIKHIDQQSGEEHLFRE